In Planctomycetota bacterium, the sequence TCTTCCGGAGAACGGACCGCTCTACCTCGACATGACGCCGAGGATGCTCCTGCGGTTCTTCGGGGAGGTTCGGGGACTTTCGCCCGCGAAACTCCGGGAGCGCCTGGAGGCGGTCACCGCGCTCTGCGGCCTGGGGCCGGTCCTCGACAAGCCCATCTACAAGCTTTCGAAGGGGTACCGGCAGCGCTGCGGAATGGCGCAGGCGCTCCTGCACGAACCGGACGTCCTGATCCTCGACGAGCCCACGAGCGGCCTGGATCCCAACCAGATCCGCGACGTGCGCCGCACGATCCGCGAGCTCGGAAAATCCAAGACGATTCTTCTTTCGACCCACATCCTCCAGGAAGTGGAGGCGGTGGCGGACCGCGTGATTTTCATCCACGCGGGACGGATCGTCTTCGACGGAACGCCCAAGGAGATGCACGCCCGGGGGCCGTCGCTGGACGAGGTCTTCTTCGAACTGACGCGCGCGTAAGGGAGCCATGATCCGCAAGCACGTGGTCGGGGCGGTCTTCCGCCGCAACTTCCAGGGCTATTTCCGGTCGCCCACCGGGTACGTCTTCATCGCCGTCTTCATCGTGCTGTCGGCGGCGGTGGCCTTCTGGCGGGACGTCTTCTTCGGCAACAACCTCGCGAATCTGGACACGCTGAACGAATTCTTCCCCTACCTTCTTCTCTTCTTCGTTCCCGCGGTCGCCATGGGCTCGTGGGCGGAGGAGCGCAAGCAGGGGACGGACGAGCTCCTGCTGACGCTGCCGGCGACGGACCTGGAGGTGCTTCTCGGAAAATATCTCGCGGCGCTCGGGATCTACGGGGTGGCCCTCTTTTTCTCGCTGTCGCACGTCGTGGTCCTGGCCTTCCTGGGCCGCCCCGACCTGGGGGTGATGCTGGGGACGTATCTCGGGTACGCCTTCCTGGGAGCGGCGCTTCTGCCGGTGGCGATGACGGCGTCGCTGGCGACGTCGAGCATGACGGTGGCGTTCATCCTCGGGGCGGTGTTCTGCGCGGTGCCGGTGTTCCTCGGGCAGGCGGGGACGCTGCTGGGGCGGGGCGCCGAGAGCCTGGGGGTCTGGCGGCCCTTCGAAGACTTCGCGCGCGGCGTGCTCTCCCTTCAGGCGGTGCTCTACTTCGCGTCGGTGGCGGTTCTTTTCATGTATCTGAATCTGCGGCTTCTGGGGCGCCGGCACCGGTCGGACGCGGCGACGTGGGGCCATTTCGCGGCCCGCGCGGCGTCGCTTCTGACGGCGGCCGTCTGCCTGGGGGTGCTCTCGGGGCGGCTCGGGTGGCGCGCGGATCTGACGAGCGAGCGGCTGCATTCGCTCACGGGTCACACGCGCGAGGTTCTCCAGAGGATCGACCCCGGCCGGCCCGTCCAGATTCAGGCCTTCGTCAGCCCCGAGGTGCCGCCGAGCTACGTTCAGGCCCGCAAGACGCTGCTCGATACGCTGCGCGAAGTGGACGCCCTGGGCGGCGACCGGGTGCATCTGCGGATCGTGGACACGGAGCGCTACAGCGCCGAGGCGCGGGAAGCGGAGCGCTTCGGGATCCGGTCCGAGAAAGTGAGCGAAGTGGAGGAAGGGGAGCGCGAGACCCGGGAGATCTTCATGGGGCTCGTCTTCACCTGCGGGACCGAAGAGGTCGTGGTGCCTTTCTTCCACCGGGGGCTCTCCGCCGAGTACGAGATCGTGCGCTCGATCGGCACGGTTTCGGGCCTCAAGCGCAAGAGGGTCGGGATCGCCACGACGGATGCCCGGATGTTCGGGGGGTTCGATTTCACGAGCATGCGTTCCCAGCCGGAGTGGCAGATCGTGGCCGAGCTCAAGAAGCAGTACGAGGTCGTCCAGGTCTCGCTCGACCAGGCCCTTTCGGAGACCTACGACTGCCTGATCGTGGCGATGCCGAGCTCGCTGACGCAGGCGCAGATGGACCATCTGGCGGCCTACGTCCGCAAGGGCCATCCGGTGCTCCTGTTCGACGACCCGTATCCGACGTTCAATCCGGGGCTGGCGCCCGATCAGCCCAAACAGGCGGCGAGGGGAGGCATGTTCTTCGCGCCGCCGCCGCCTTCGGAGCCCAAGGGCGACATGCGCAAGTTCTGCGATCAGATCGGTCTTCGCTGGGAGGCGGACGCCTTCGTGTGGGACACGTGGAATCCCTATCCGCCGTTCCGCGAATATCCGCGGGAGGTGGTCTTCCTGGGGGCGGGGAGCCCCAATCCCGAGACCTTCAATCCCGAGGACCCGATCACGTCGGGCCTCCAGGAGATGGTGCTCATTTTCCCGGGCGAGGTGCAGCGGCGGACCGATCTGCCGCTCAAGTTCATCCCGCTGCTTCAGACCACGCGGCGCAGCGGCATCCTCCATCGAAATCAGGTTCTCGAGCGCAGTTTCTTCGGGACGACCCTCAACGAGGATCGCGTGCACCTGCCGGGCGGGACGGAGCTCTGCCTGGCGGCGCGGGTGGAGGGGGAGCTGCCGGCCGCCTCCTCCGCCGAGGGGCAGCCCCCCGGGCCGGCCGCCCGGATCAAGCTCGTCTTCGTGGCCGATCTCGACTGCGTTTCGGACGTCTTCTTCGATCTCCGGCGACGGGGCCTCCAGGGGCTGAACTTCGACAACGTCACGTTCGTTCTCAACTGCGTGGACGTGCTGGCGGGGGATCCCTCCTACGTGGAGCTGCGCAAGCGCCGGGGGCGCCACCGGACGCTGGAGCGGGTGGAAGCCCTCACCAAGGCCCACGAGGAGAGGCTTCTCCTCAAGATTCAGGAAGCCGAGGAGCAGGCCAAGAAAAAGCTCGACGAGGCGCAGAAGCGGCTCAACGAAAAGGTGGAGGAACTCCGCAAGC encodes:
- a CDS encoding ATP-binding cassette domain-containing protein encodes the protein MSESDLMIQAEGLAKVYGSFVALRDVSFSIPRGQVAAFLGPNGAGKTTTMKILTGFLAPTRGTARIAGFDVSTHRLEAARRLGYLPENGPLYLDMTPRMLLRFFGEVRGLSPAKLRERLEAVTALCGLGPVLDKPIYKLSKGYRQRCGMAQALLHEPDVLILDEPTSGLDPNQIRDVRRTIRELGKSKTILLSTHILQEVEAVADRVIFIHAGRIVFDGTPKEMHARGPSLDEVFFELTRA
- a CDS encoding Gldg family protein, which encodes MIRKHVVGAVFRRNFQGYFRSPTGYVFIAVFIVLSAAVAFWRDVFFGNNLANLDTLNEFFPYLLLFFVPAVAMGSWAEERKQGTDELLLTLPATDLEVLLGKYLAALGIYGVALFFSLSHVVVLAFLGRPDLGVMLGTYLGYAFLGAALLPVAMTASLATSSMTVAFILGAVFCAVPVFLGQAGTLLGRGAESLGVWRPFEDFARGVLSLQAVLYFASVAVLFMYLNLRLLGRRHRSDAATWGHFAARAASLLTAAVCLGVLSGRLGWRADLTSERLHSLTGHTREVLQRIDPGRPVQIQAFVSPEVPPSYVQARKTLLDTLREVDALGGDRVHLRIVDTERYSAEAREAERFGIRSEKVSEVEEGERETREIFMGLVFTCGTEEVVVPFFHRGLSAEYEIVRSIGTVSGLKRKRVGIATTDARMFGGFDFTSMRSQPEWQIVAELKKQYEVVQVSLDQALSETYDCLIVAMPSSLTQAQMDHLAAYVRKGHPVLLFDDPYPTFNPGLAPDQPKQAARGGMFFAPPPPSEPKGDMRKFCDQIGLRWEADAFVWDTWNPYPPFREYPREVVFLGAGSPNPETFNPEDPITSGLQEMVLIFPGEVQRRTDLPLKFIPLLQTTRRSGILHRNQVLERSFFGTTLNEDRVHLPGGTELCLAARVEGELPAASSAEGQPPGPAARIKLVFVADLDCVSDVFFDLRRRGLQGLNFDNVTFVLNCVDVLAGDPSYVELRKRRGRHRTLERVEALTKAHEERLLLKIQEAEEQAKKKLDEAQKRLNEKVEELRKRTDLDARTKDIMIRQMEDVENRRFEAAKKEIEDEKDAEIERSRTDKEQAVKAIRKRIKILAVALPPVPAVLICLAVFVQRLSGARRV